In a genomic window of Saccharothrix sp. HUAS TT1:
- a CDS encoding DUF5703 family protein, whose translation MTVDGVVDGDWEYRPLRLPAGVSRRTATTQLAIHAEFAGWELSRTLLFGDGSRKIWLRRKRTAAVVPGVIT comes from the coding sequence ATGACGGTCGACGGGGTGGTCGACGGGGACTGGGAGTACCGGCCGCTGCGGCTGCCGGCCGGCGTCTCCCGCCGCACGGCGACGACGCAGCTGGCGATCCACGCGGAGTTCGCCGGGTGGGAGCTGTCGCGCACGCTGCTGTTCGGGGACGGCTCGCGCAAGATCTGGCTGCGCCGCAAGCGGACGGCCGCCGTGGTGCCGGGCGTGATCACCTAG
- a CDS encoding SWIM zinc finger family protein — protein sequence MSDRVKGFPAFGKGVRRAGSWWGKAWLQALEDTSLDQKPLKQGRKYAHAGLVGTITVSPGRLDATVYDVEDTYRTSVRLTPLTDAEWDRFLGQIAAKAGHLAALLDREMPRELADAAADAGVPLLPGIGDLDPECTCPGWELPCKHAAALCHQASWLLDADPWVLLLLRGRAQDEVVAGARPATGKSAAGERAVDAYARPVRDLPEDPPPGELGPLPEFEPVPGLDVEVLRLLVADAAAKARDVLATGEWPAPDDRRDVIRMAACHPALRDRLDADPRAVRAWQQGGHVALDVLEQPWTPDRAATARARAAWDSGELPEPSVWRNRWTVHTRQVRYGRDGRWYPYRSADGDWWPTGAPHRDPTAALGDTD from the coding sequence ATGAGCGATCGCGTGAAGGGCTTCCCCGCGTTCGGCAAGGGCGTGCGCCGCGCCGGTTCCTGGTGGGGCAAGGCGTGGCTGCAGGCCCTGGAGGACACCTCGCTGGACCAGAAGCCCCTGAAGCAGGGCCGCAAGTACGCCCACGCGGGGCTGGTCGGCACCATCACCGTCAGCCCCGGCCGCCTCGACGCCACCGTCTACGACGTCGAGGACACCTACCGCACCTCGGTGCGCCTCACCCCGCTCACCGACGCCGAGTGGGACCGGTTCCTCGGCCAGATCGCCGCGAAGGCGGGCCACCTGGCCGCGCTGCTGGACCGGGAGATGCCCCGCGAGCTGGCCGACGCCGCCGCCGACGCGGGCGTGCCGCTGCTGCCCGGCATCGGCGACCTCGACCCCGAGTGCACCTGTCCGGGCTGGGAACTGCCCTGCAAGCACGCCGCCGCGCTGTGCCACCAGGCGTCCTGGCTGCTCGACGCCGACCCGTGGGTGCTGCTGCTCCTGCGGGGCCGGGCCCAGGACGAGGTCGTCGCGGGCGCCCGACCGGCCACCGGCAAGTCCGCCGCGGGGGAGCGCGCGGTGGACGCCTACGCCCGGCCCGTCCGCGACCTGCCCGAGGACCCGCCACCCGGAGAACTCGGCCCGCTGCCGGAGTTCGAGCCCGTGCCGGGCCTGGACGTCGAGGTGCTGCGGCTGCTGGTCGCCGACGCCGCCGCCAAGGCCCGCGACGTCCTCGCCACCGGCGAGTGGCCCGCGCCCGACGACCGCCGCGACGTCATCCGGATGGCCGCCTGCCACCCCGCGCTGCGCGACCGCCTCGACGCCGACCCCCGTGCCGTGCGCGCCTGGCAGCAGGGCGGCCACGTCGCGCTCGACGTCCTGGAGCAACCCTGGACCCCGGACCGCGCCGCCACCGCCCGCGCCCGTGCCGCCTGGGACAGCGGCGAACTCCCCGAACCCTCGGTGTGGCGCAACCGCTGGACCGTCCACACCCGACAGGTGCGCTACGGCCGCGACGGCCGCTGGTACCCCTACCGGTCCGCCGACGGCGACTGGTGGCCGACCGGCGCCCCGCACCGCGACCCGACCGCCGCCTTGGGCGACACCGACTGA
- a CDS encoding DEAD/DEAH box helicase: protein MPVSDAVPLLSRARRTSQAHPATAFWGAAVVVALQLVARGRVRPAVTDGDFDAWLLGPLDDADQARVRDLAAAMPAHARAVPLPGRDPVELPDAEPLLRAFLDAVADTMPRGAAAVRAAGAPAFAAVRPQRVPHLRDWADQGVRISLRIEGFGPFRAVVQVHSLADAGRVVDAAELWASANQRSRADATVALRRAARAWSPLERLLDQPVPDEVELSDADVEHLLTTGAVRLAGAGVDVHWPRELVRDLSAKVVIGERPADRPAFFGPDQLTSVDWRLALGDDPLTPDELDVLAEATRPVVRLRDRWTLVDPELARRARERALKPVTAIDALGAALTGATRVDGVDVEVAATGWLDELKSRLADLDTDPIAQPAALRATLRDYQLHGLRWLDRMTSLGLGACLADDMGLGKTITLIALHLHRGDGPTLVVCPASLMGNWQREVERFAPGVPVRRFHGPRRDVAHEGFVLTTYGTMRLDADRLADVDWGLVVADEAQHVKNPSSETAKALRRIPARARVALTGTPVENTLSELWAVLDWTTPGLLGTMAQFKARWAGPIEGDRDQEAAARFARLVRPFLLRRRKTDPGIAPELPPKTETDQPVALTREQAALYEAVVRELMAEVRAADGIARRGRIVKLLTGLKQVCNHPAQYLKEASPKLAGRSGKLELLDELLDTILAEDGAVLVFTQYVAMARLIEKHLAGRGVPSQLLHGGTPVPAREELVRRFQDGECPVFLLSLKAAGTGLNLTRADHVVHYDRWWNPAVEDQATDRAHRIGQTRPVQVHRLIAEGTIEDRIAAMLRAKRDLADAVLSRGEAALTELSDDELGNLVELRSGT from the coding sequence ATGCCGGTGTCCGACGCCGTCCCGCTGCTCAGCCGCGCTCGCCGCACGTCGCAGGCCCACCCGGCCACCGCGTTCTGGGGCGCGGCCGTGGTGGTGGCGTTGCAGCTCGTCGCGCGCGGCCGGGTGCGGCCCGCGGTCACCGACGGCGACTTCGACGCGTGGCTGCTGGGTCCGCTGGACGACGCCGACCAGGCCCGCGTGCGGGACCTGGCCGCCGCGATGCCCGCGCACGCCAGGGCCGTGCCGCTGCCGGGGCGCGACCCGGTGGAGCTGCCCGACGCGGAGCCGCTGCTGCGGGCGTTCCTGGACGCCGTCGCCGACACCATGCCGCGTGGCGCGGCGGCCGTGCGCGCCGCGGGCGCGCCCGCGTTCGCCGCCGTGCGGCCGCAGCGGGTGCCGCACCTGCGGGACTGGGCCGACCAGGGCGTGCGGATCTCGTTGCGGATCGAGGGCTTCGGCCCGTTCCGGGCGGTCGTGCAGGTGCACAGCCTGGCCGACGCGGGCCGCGTGGTGGACGCCGCCGAGCTGTGGGCGTCGGCCAACCAGCGCTCCCGCGCCGACGCCACGGTCGCCCTGCGCCGCGCGGCCCGCGCCTGGTCGCCGCTGGAGCGGCTGCTCGACCAGCCGGTGCCCGACGAGGTCGAGCTGTCCGACGCCGACGTGGAGCACCTGCTGACCACCGGCGCGGTCCGCCTGGCCGGCGCGGGCGTGGACGTGCACTGGCCGCGGGAACTGGTGCGCGACCTGTCGGCGAAGGTCGTCATCGGGGAGCGCCCGGCCGACCGGCCCGCGTTCTTCGGGCCCGACCAGCTGACCTCGGTGGACTGGCGGCTCGCCCTGGGCGACGACCCGCTCACCCCCGACGAGCTGGACGTGCTCGCCGAGGCCACCCGGCCCGTCGTGCGGCTGCGCGACCGCTGGACGCTGGTGGACCCCGAACTGGCCCGCCGCGCCCGTGAGCGCGCCCTCAAGCCCGTCACCGCGATCGACGCGCTCGGCGCGGCCCTCACCGGCGCCACCCGGGTCGACGGCGTGGACGTCGAGGTCGCGGCCACCGGTTGGCTGGACGAGCTGAAGTCCCGGCTCGCCGACCTCGACACCGACCCGATCGCGCAGCCGGCCGCGTTGCGCGCCACCCTGCGCGACTACCAGCTGCACGGCCTGCGCTGGCTGGACCGGATGACCTCGCTCGGCCTGGGCGCGTGCCTGGCCGACGACATGGGGCTGGGCAAGACCATCACCCTCATCGCGCTGCACCTGCACCGCGGCGACGGGCCGACGCTCGTGGTCTGCCCCGCGTCGCTGATGGGCAACTGGCAGCGCGAGGTCGAGCGGTTCGCGCCCGGCGTGCCGGTGCGCCGCTTCCACGGCCCGCGCCGCGACGTCGCGCACGAGGGGTTCGTGCTCACCACCTACGGCACGATGCGGTTGGACGCCGACAGGCTCGCCGACGTCGACTGGGGCCTGGTCGTCGCCGACGAGGCGCAGCACGTGAAGAACCCGTCCTCCGAGACGGCGAAGGCGTTGCGCCGCATCCCCGCCCGCGCCCGGGTCGCGCTCACCGGCACGCCCGTGGAGAACACGCTGTCGGAGCTGTGGGCGGTCCTGGACTGGACCACCCCGGGCCTGCTGGGCACGATGGCGCAGTTCAAGGCGCGCTGGGCCGGGCCCATCGAGGGCGACCGGGACCAGGAGGCCGCGGCGCGGTTCGCCCGGCTGGTGCGGCCGTTCCTGCTGCGCCGCCGCAAGACCGATCCCGGCATCGCGCCCGAGCTGCCGCCCAAGACCGAGACCGACCAGCCGGTCGCCCTCACCCGCGAGCAGGCCGCGCTCTACGAGGCGGTGGTGCGGGAGCTGATGGCCGAGGTCCGGGCCGCCGACGGCATCGCCCGCCGCGGCCGGATCGTCAAGCTCCTCACCGGGCTCAAGCAGGTGTGCAACCACCCCGCCCAGTACCTCAAGGAGGCGTCGCCGAAGCTCGCGGGCCGCTCCGGCAAGCTGGAACTGCTGGACGAACTGCTCGACACCATCCTGGCCGAGGACGGCGCGGTGCTCGTGTTCACCCAGTACGTCGCCATGGCGCGGCTGATCGAGAAGCACCTCGCCGGTCGCGGCGTCCCGTCCCAGCTGCTGCACGGCGGCACGCCCGTCCCGGCCCGCGAGGAGCTGGTGCGCCGCTTCCAGGACGGGGAGTGCCCGGTGTTCCTGCTGTCCCTCAAGGCCGCGGGCACCGGTCTCAACCTGACCCGCGCCGACCACGTCGTGCACTACGACCGGTGGTGGAACCCGGCCGTGGAGGACCAGGCCACCGACCGCGCGCACCGCATCGGACAGACCCGGCCCGTGCAGGTGCACCGGCTCATCGCCGAGGGCACCATCGAGGACCGCATCGCCGCGATGCTGCGCGCCAAGCGCGACCTCGCCGACGCCGTCCTGTCCCGCGGCGAGGCCGCGCTCACCGAGCTGTCCGACGACGAGCTGGGCAACCTGGTCGAACTGCGGAGCGGCACATGA
- a CDS encoding PadR family transcriptional regulator, translating into MSATRLLVLGVVRGYGRAHGYLIGNDLMSWGAGEWANVKWGSIYHALKQLTKDGCLVDHSVPPGRTDYEITDRGEAEFRRLVRDALRRPETRPDLLAAGLALLPSLSRAEAVGLLGERLAALEARRDAARVQAERWREPSHVRELYGLWEHTAAGGAEWTRGLVERLEGGAYPMAGEPGSPGEPGSWGMLKLE; encoded by the coding sequence ACACGGCTGCTGGTGCTCGGGGTGGTGCGCGGGTACGGGCGTGCTCACGGTTACCTGATCGGCAACGACCTGATGTCGTGGGGCGCGGGGGAGTGGGCCAACGTCAAGTGGGGCTCGATCTACCACGCGTTGAAGCAGTTGACCAAGGACGGCTGCCTGGTCGACCACAGCGTGCCGCCGGGTCGCACGGATTACGAGATCACCGACCGGGGTGAGGCGGAGTTCCGCAGGTTGGTGCGGGACGCGTTGCGCCGGCCCGAGACCCGGCCGGACCTGCTCGCGGCGGGGTTGGCGCTGCTGCCGTCGTTGTCGCGGGCGGAGGCGGTGGGGCTGCTCGGCGAGCGGTTGGCGGCGTTGGAGGCGCGTCGTGACGCGGCGCGGGTGCAGGCGGAGCGGTGGCGCGAGCCGTCGCACGTGAGGGAGCTGTACGGGTTGTGGGAGCACACCGCGGCCGGTGGGGCGGAGTGGACGCGGGGGTTGGTGGAGCGCTTGGAGGGCGGCGCCTACCCGATGGCGGGTGAGCCGGGTTCGCCCGGTGAGCCGGGCAGTTGGGGTATGCTCAAACTTGAGTAG